From the Hevea brasiliensis isolate MT/VB/25A 57/8 chromosome 13, ASM3005281v1, whole genome shotgun sequence genome, the window TCCAGAATTAGATTTCTTTAATGAAGCTGAACCAGACACGCCTCCAGAAGATGCAGCACCCGATGTGGTATAGGCAGCTCTAGCTGCTGCATTAGGCATGATTGGTCCTGAATGAGAAGCAGCACCTCCAAATGATCCTGTCCTTGAAGGAGCACCAGCTATAGGTCCAGATTTCCTAGACTTTGAGCCATCCACAGGAATATCAAACATTTTACCCAATTCTCCTGACTTCTTGATATCACCACCAGTGTATGGCATGGCCACAGAGCTCATTGTTGGAGTCCTTTCCTTTGGCTGCTCAGGCCTGCCCGATACATAAAGGCCATTGCTAAGCTGATGAGATGGGAACCGAGAACCCATCGAGCTGTTTTAAGAGACTGCAGGAGGAATTACACAATCAAACTACTAAGTATAGTGATGCACTGGTCAAAGCCCTCCTAAAAACAGAAAAACCCTTAGCGTTTAGATAAATTGTTTACCATTGAACAGTAATTAAAGCATGATAATGGGTAGTGCACAACCAGGCTTCACATTAGAATTTGATTGAGAAAAGGAATCTGGAATGCCACACAACACATAAAGAACAGAAACAGGTTGGTGTAGACAATATTGCAGTAATACAGTTACAATGAGCTAGATAAAAAATTAGTGGGTTGGACTAGTTCTAATGAAACGTGAGAAAAATATTGGCCTTAATCATGCAATCTGTAAACCAAAGAAAGAATGCAAACTTCAAATAAATTGCTAGTGGATTGTAATACTCAGTGAAACAGAGAAATGAAGTCATAAAAGAGCAGAACATTTGAGCCCAAGCAAAGATACCAAAAATAATGGACCCAAAACACCCACAACTGCTAAAATTAACAGAAGCCAACCGCGTAAAACCGTGCAGCATCAGACCACCAACATAAATAAACAAGAGTCCTCATGAGACATGAAGAACACCAGCGTCCAAAATAATGTTTTCAAATTTGTCATATCCACAATCTCCCTGAACATTGAGTCAGTAAGAATGTGAAATGGATGTTAATTCAATTCAAGAATAAGTCAACCATAAAATCTTCAAGTCATCTACCATCCACAGAACCAAAAGACATATCACACAAATCATTGAACCAAGCATTAGAGAAATAGTTAAGATCTAGGATTTTGATACAAGGAGTCCCAGATGACACAACAACTGTCCGTTAGTGTCTTTCATTCTTTTGTTTTCCTGCGTTACCTGAATATCAGAACAGAGGATAAAGATAGCATTCCTAACACCACAAAAAATTCATATAACACCACCACACCAGCAGAAAAATAACAATAACAccgttaaaaatgaagaaaattagcAAGATCTAATGGAGCATGTAGATATTTCACAGTATAAGATCTCACTTGAGAGGAAAGCTTTActgtataaataaaaaagaacgGAAAATCTTGGATTCAACAGAATCTgaggaaagaaaaattaaaaaagcaTATTAcgctaaaaaaatatataaacaaaAAGGCGTCAAAATCTATCATTTATAGAAAGATTTGACCAAAATAAAACAGAGTCTAGATGGCAGAATATCAAAGGAGCCGACTTCGCAGCTCAAATCGAGAAAATAAAGCATATCCAGATGACATTTCCACAAAAAAGCAAGAAAATGGATAGATCTAACAACAGAATGGCTTTTTGAGAGCAAAATGTAGCATGAAGAGCAGAACACAGAGAGGGGTAAAATGGGAAGCAGGAGAAGAAAGAGAATAATGGTACCCATAAACTCATACCTgaataagaagaagaaatggCTGAGCGTGTTGTTGAAATCTGGAGAAGATTAGGAGACAACACTAACAGCAACAGCAACAGCAACAACAACATGGGTGAATCAAAAGACAACAATGGTAATAGCAATAGCATGTCCCTCCCTAAAGATTCACTCTTTCTCTCACTaacaagggaaaaaaaaaagttctCTCTCGCTCTAAAAATCTTCTCTTTTTTTTGTGAGCGTCACTTGAGAGAGCCGCAACAAGCAAGTAGTAACAGGTGAGCTTGTCTCGTCCGGCAAAAACCTCCTAATCTCAGGAAAAATGATTATTAAGCAAaccctttattattattattattattattatttaaaatagggtttaattagtaattaacaataataattataccAACCCCAACAAACAAACCTCCACATCCTTCTACCTGTTGTTAGTATGTGAAAGGACAGATAGGCCCTTTACTCTGCTTATGAAATGACTATATTacccttttgcatttattttataatgaattttttattttattattattattattatttttttttttttcttttcattaggCCTAAGGTTCATTCATTGGTAGGACTTGCATGAGCTCTACATCCTGCTCCTGTGAGTTGTCATGAGGAAGACGAAGATCAATTGTAATTTTTACTTGAAAATTGTATGATGTTGGAATTGTCATTTATTGTTTTAAAGatcgttaaaaaaaaataattataaaaaaataatgctAATTAGTTTAaatcttttataattaaaatatattaaatttaatttaaaattaatatttaataatttttcttaatatAAAAGTATAATATCAGACATGTACTTGCACAAATATAAAATGGTTTGTCTGTCATGAAGAGCGATTTGTCTCATTTTGTACATCTCTGTGAGGAATAGAAAAATGACATTATTCAAGTTTACTTAGGATTCAAGATTTATTAAGCTTTCTTAAACTTTACTATTATTACTACTAATGCTGACAAATTTTGATAGATACCACATCAAATTGCATTcctgattaataaaaaaaaaaaaaaaaactttacatttttaaatttatttatattatttttaatcacTAATTAACAAATTATTTGATAAATAAAACGtcgaaattaaatttaaataattttaaattatgttgACATTTCATATTTCTTTATTTAAAATGTAAATCCTATTAGGTATAAGTAAAATttacatatttttatattaaatttatgatataaatatatattttttttcttataagaGTCTGTGGATAAGAGTTTAGCactttttatcaattttttttctaTTGCCGTTTCCAATTCGGCAAGGCATACCATTTGCATTTCCATTGCCAATGCCTGATTTAGTATACTAGTAAACAAGGTGTGATATGTAATTGGTAGGTAGAAATTGTTTggttaatgaaataaaatacctCTTCttcatttatattataaaaatttaaatatttaattatcattttatatatgtattaaaaaaaaattgaactttAACTCCACCTTAAAATTTATTTCTAAtactatgataaaaaaataaattgtctAATTTTACTCCAAAAAGGGAAAGACGTTACCAAACATAGTATTATACAGAGCTTAAATACCTTGTCCCAAATCAATCGTGAGAAATAGTTATTCTGCTAACCAAACCAAACAAGGCCACGATATTATAAAATCGAGTGGCTTAAAATAATATCAGGAATCAATGTAATCATAAACATTGAAAAGGGACAAAACAATCTAGAGCAACTCAATAACACTACAAATTCCCCTCCTTCACAACCTCACCCATTGTGTAAGTTGTCCCTCTCTAAATTGGAAATGAAATCTCACAAACCTATACACTAAattcaaggaaaaaaaaatatatatatatatataatacctcATCTCATTTTGAAGCAACAGTTTTGAACCATCAGCACTTAAACACTACAATAACCGCCGCAGGAAAAATATATTAGACATATGAAACACATACTGTAGTGTTGACTACACAGGGATCACATCAACATTTGATGTATCTTCACATCTCAAAACAATACCATCAAGGCTAGCTGGAAATATGCATTTGGGCCACTGCCACCCTGTTGCCAATGACTCAGGTGGTGGAACAATCATCAGTACATTTTCATTTCGCTCAACAATTCCCATCACACTTACAGTGCTGCCTTCTTTGATGTACCTACAATACAGCAATAGAAGTTATTAGCAACATTTTGAAAATAGCAAAAACCTACTCAAAGGATTGGATTCTCAAAGCAATCATCCACTACGATGATGTACTCAGTTGCAATTTGGACCAATAATAAATGTTACAATAAATATCCAGCATGTATTATAGCTCAAGGTCCCAACTACAGCCTCAGCCTGAGTATCATAAGAAAACACACTCGGGTCATCTTAATTCTTTAACAGGAGACAGTCTTACCCTTCTTTCAATTGCATTATACGATCATCACCTGAAAGATTTTTACTCCCCAACCACCTGGTAAACTCTGGAGACAACTCTTGCTTCTCTgggtttattttaataatataggaATCATCAACAAATGGAGTTACCCTTGCACCACTGCCAGTCTTAACCAATGCCCTCAgccctgattggaaatcagagatGTAGAAGTCACCTACGTGCCTCTGTAAAACAAACCAAAAATTACCATTAATTTTGAGATCTTACAGCTTACATGACAAGCCTGCATCATTCCAGTTTTGACAATGACAAGAGTGTTAAAAGTTCTCAATCTTGAGGGAATATAATAGCCTCTTTGATAGTTCACAAGTCTAAAGAGCTACAATTTGAAAATTTCTCAAGAGGATCAGAAGGAGGTGGGGGGTAAGACATGCAGGAAGCCAACCAAAAACTTCTTGCCAGCTACTCACCTCTGATGATCTTAGACCCCATGTAAAGTGATGATGGTTAGGATTGGCTGGCTTTGAACCCCATCCACGATACTCAAATAATCTTGTCGACGTATAGACACATCTGGGAACTCTTTGGAATGATGATTCCAAAGGTACATTACCACAGGTAACCACCTTCAGTAATCACAGGACAATAAGTCTTTTGATCAAATGTTTAATAATTAAGCAtgagaaaaagggaaaagaaaaaaaaatgacttGCATATGAGAAATGCCAATAGCAGGCCCTTAAACCACAAATATTTATCCATGTCCTGTttctgaaaagaaaataaaaaatattatctgCATATGTTATGAAactattatcatattgaactcttTCCATGTGTCACTTTTATTTAGTTGATTCTAAATAAAAGGGAAAAAAGGTACACTTTGTGAAATTCAATACTGCAAATCCCAATGAATGCCACATTGGAGTGAAACAAATCCATATACTGCCAAAACATGAATAAAACGCAATGCATTGCCActaaaaatcttaaaaaaaagAGGGAAGGGGGGGACAAATGAAAGGAATATGTATATGATCAGCAGTTATTCACAAATGAATTAGTTAGTGCCAAGAAGTAATTAGCTCAATCTCGTCCATTATTTGACTGTCTTCCTCCAAATGCACCATGTTAGAGAGTAAAAAAAAACAAACCCAATTACCACAATCAACTTTCTTACTGGAAAAATGGACGGCTAACAAACTAAATTATTGCTCCTGTCATGAAACTTCAATCAGAAAAGAACAAGTGGCTATGAATCCCATGTCACAAGTCAACGTAATAAAGATGCTCAGGGGTCTTGCCATTTAAATTTACCCCTTCAAAACCAACTTACTATCATTCTTTCCCATAAGAGATTGTACTTCAAAATTTCCAACTGATAGCAACCTCAAAAGGATCTTTAAGATTACATATACATTGGGAAAGAAAATGCCAGCGAGGTAGAGCCACTTCTCAACTCTACAACAAGAAGTAAAGAACAAGCTTCCTTTTGTTGGATTTTTCCAACATATTTGCTGATCTCAGAGTCAGTTAAATCATCAGTCACAACATCCGCTGCTACCAGTAATCCATTCCATACATACAGCTTCCAATGAACCCCTATGCATGGCAAATGGCCATTCCACTGGATCAAATATCATGCCAAAACTCAATGCCGCTGCCATCTCCTGGAAAATTTTGAGAACATATCTAAGTCCCCAAGACCTGTACTATAAGTAATCACACTTCCTTACAGGTTAAGAAGACTAAAGTAGTCTCCATAGGCAATCCCTTTAAGCAGCATAGTAACAATGCCCTGCTGCAATAAATAATAATACTAACAATCAGTCCCTCCAATCCAAATGGAGATAAACATTTCTCCACTCTTCAGAGTTTTCTGCTACTCACCCTAGACCTAGGAAGGCTTGCGTAACTACCACAATCTAGTCCAAAGAAGTGGGACACAGTGCAGTGAGGAATAGCTTGACAAAATAGTCTTGAAAGGAATAACTTTACCCTAATTCAGTCAAGCATACATGACAAATCTGACTATAAATTTTTATTCAGTTTTTCCATGCTATCATTCTCTTAAAATAGTATCTTAAACTAAGAAAAGCTTACGTCCTCACAATTAAGGGTGCATCTGGTACATTTAAAATGGTTTTCAAGACAATGGAATTGTGGAGACGTCATAAAAGCATCATGTATATCTGGGTGTGTTCAAGAAGTTTCTGTACAACACCATGCGCATAAAGAGTGGTTACAGTAGGATATGATTTTCTTGTAGGTCTCTGAACCACTTAAACTAACAGAACAACTTCAAGCATGTGCAATAGCAATGCAAAATGATGACAAAAAAGGGAAAAGATGATCCCAATCTGCatccatttaaaaaaatggcaTAAGAATATACACACACATGCGCTTGTATTATAAAAGCATCTATTACATACCCCAGAGACTTTCACATATTGCCCATTCTTTGCAGTTCTAAGATCAGCATCAGGATAACAAGCAATGAATTCTATGATAGCCTTTCTCCCCCAAAACATATTCCAAACAAGTAATGCAGCAACTGCTCCAAAAAGGACCACAACAACAATAAGGAGAATGGCATTGTTGACTGCTCCAAGAATAAAACCACCAGCAAGGAATCCCATCACAAATATCAGAATCACCAACCATAATACCGTCTTTGGAAAGCTCCTCATGAAAGAATAGTCATCATCTTGACTAAGAGCAGTCACTGCTGGGTTGTGAGAAATGGAGAAGCTGTTAATTTTCCCAGACCCCATAAATTCCAAAGGGCCTGATACTTTCCGAGGAAACCCAGCAGAATTTAAAGGGCCTGATGTTATGAGACCAGTTGCAGGTAGAACTGGTTGGAGAGGCCCAGAATTTTGTCGTGTTACTCCACCAGATTGCGGACCAGAGGACTTCTTCACAGGATCCCCATGTTTATTCAGTGGTCCAGAACTTGACTTCTTTAAT encodes:
- the LOC110665700 gene encoding uncharacterized membrane protein At1g16860; this translates as MGSRYPSHQLSNGLFVSGRPEQPKERTPTMSSTAMPYTGGDIKKSGELGKMFDIPMDGSKSRKSGPIPNAPSRSGSFAGASSHSGSLMTNAAPRAGYTMSGPLSSGGISGSASLKKSSSGPLNKHGDPVKKSSGPQSGGVTRQNSGPLQPVLPATGLITSGPLNSAGFPRKVSGPLEFMGSGKINSFSISHNPAVTALSQDDDYSFMRSFPKTVLWLVILIFVMGFLAGGFILGAVNNAILLIVVVVLFGAVAALLVWNMFWGRKAIIEFIACYPDADLRTAKNGQYVKVSGVVTCGNVPLESSFQRVPRCVYTSTRLFEYRGWGSKPANPNHHHFTWGLRSSERHVGDFYISDFQSGLRALVKTGSGARVTPFVDDSYIIKINPEKQELSPEFTRWLGSKNLSGDDRIMQLKEGYIKEGSTVSVMGIVERNENVLMIVPPPESLATGWQWPKCIFPASLDGIVLRCEDTSNVDVIPV